One genomic window of Caldivirga maquilingensis IC-167 includes the following:
- a CDS encoding class I SAM-dependent methyltransferase, with protein MSIKVPYVPTPTSVAMEIIKRTKPRPGEVIVDAGAGECNIVIEAARRFELIGLGIEKDPVLVKRCLERINAEGLRGRVYVAWGDIFQFNYSIADIVYLYLGTDVNKELAPILFSTLKRGARVVSHDFEIPGYKPTEVGSVKGPLRGHKYYLYIKT; from the coding sequence AACGTCAGTGGCCATGGAGATTATTAAGAGGACTAAGCCACGGCCAGGTGAAGTAATTGTTGATGCCGGAGCAGGGGAATGTAATATTGTAATTGAGGCTGCTAGAAGGTTTGAATTAATTGGATTAGGCATAGAGAAGGACCCGGTATTAGTTAAGAGGTGCCTTGAGAGGATTAACGCAGAGGGTTTACGTGGAAGGGTTTACGTGGCTTGGGGGGATATATTTCAATTCAACTATTCGATAGCAGATATAGTTTACTTATACTTAGGTACTGATGTTAATAAGGAGCTTGCACCCATATTATTCAGCACACTTAAGAGGGGTGCAAGGGTGGTTTCCCATGACTTTGAGATACCTGGTTATAAGCCCACTGAGGTTGGTTCAGTGAAGGGGCCTTTAAGGGGGCATAAGTATTACCTATATATTAAAACATAG